One Mycolicibacterium sp. ND9-15 genomic window, GACTGGGTGTACGTGGCGGCCACCGGCTTTCAGCGCGACAAGGGCATCATCCTGATGCGGGTCCGCCCCGAACACATCGGAAACCGGACCCGTTACCTCAGTTGGGGTTTCAAGAGTGGACGGTGGTCGTGGGGTACCTCTGCGACACCCATCACCCCAGCCGGCGAGCGATGGGGCGAGCTTGCGTTCCGTCGCATCGGGCCCGGCAAGTGGGTGCTCGGCGGGTTCCTCGCGTCGAGGTACGCGCTGGGCTATCGGGTGGTGGCCTCACCCGTTGCGAACATGCACACCACACCGATCCAGACACCGATCGTCGGATCGGCATGGAATGCAGAGGATCATGGGGACAGCCGGGTTGCTCAACTGTACGGCGGCTACCTGCTGCCCGGGTCGCGCTTCGACATCGCCGGAGGTGTCGGGCTGGTGGTGTCGCAATGGAATACGGCCACCGGGTGGCCCTACCGCGCAATGCAATTCAAGTCGGCGCTCAAAGACAGCACCAAGACGGTGCCGCCGCCGGATCCGGTCAACCTGTAGCTTCCGATCCGCAGCCACCGCGAGCGCCCCTAAGGTGGAGGCCGGATCGAGTGGAAGGCGGGCTGTGACTGGCAAATCTGGCGCCAAACGAGTGGTGGTCTGGGGCACCGGTTTCGTGGGCAGGATGGTGATCCCCGAGATCGTCGAGCACCCGTTGTTCGAGTTGGTCGGCGTCGGGGTGAGCAACCCGGACAAGGCGGGCCGCGACGTGGGTGAGATCTGCGGCCTGGCCGCCCCGTTGGGGCTGACCGCGACCGACGACGTCGACGCGCTGATCGCGCTGAAGCCCGATGCGCTGGTGCACTACGGGCCCACGGCCAACCACGCCGACGACAACATCGCGTTGATCACGCGTTTCCTGCGGGCCGGTATCGACGTCTGCTCGACCGCGATGACGCCGTGGATCTGGCCGACCATGCACCTCAACCCGCCGAACTGGATCGAGCCCATCACCCAAGCTTGCGAACTCGGCGAATCGTCGTGCTTGACCACCGGTATCGACCCCGGGTTCGCCAACGACCTGTTCCCGATGACCCTGATGGGGCTGTGCTCGGAGGTGCGCACGGTTCGTGCCTGCGAACTGCTCGACTACACCAATTACGAGGGCGACTACGACCGCGAGATGGGCATCGGCAAGCCGCCCGAGTACCGGCCACTGCTGGAGAACCCGGACATTCTCGTATTCGCCTGGGGTGCAACGGTTCCGATGATCGCACATGCCGCGGGCATCATGCTCGACGAAATCACCACGACATGGGACAAGTGGGTGACCCCGACGGAACGCAAGACCGCGAAGGGTGTCATCGCCCCCGGCAACGTCGCCGCGGTGCGGTTCACCATCAACGGCGTCTACCGTGGCGAGACGCGAATCCAACTCGAGCACGTGAACCGGATCGGCGCCGACGCGGCGCCGGACTGGCCGTCCGGCAACGAGAACGACGTCTACCGCGTCGAGATCGAGGGCACGCCGAGCATCGTCCAGGAGACGGCGTTCCGGTTCACCGACGGTTCGGGCCGCGACGCCGCCGCCGCCGGATGTCTGGCGACCGGCCTGCGCGCGCTCAATGCGGTGCCCGCGGTCAACGACCTCTCGCCGGGGTGGGTGACGGCGCTGGATCTGCCATTGATTCCGGGCGCAGGAACCATCCGCTGATGGCGCACGGTGTCGGGCTGTCGGTTGGCGCCACCAATTTCGCGGCCGTCGTGCCGGGTAGATCCGCGTTGACCCGCTCGTCGGTGCTGACCCGGTTCGCGCACCGGCCGCCGGAGGTCGGCGTGCCCAGCGAGAACCGCAATCTCGACGAACGTGGTCTGATCCTCACCGATTTCGTCGACCGGGTCGGGGATCCGGTCGACATCGTCGCCGCCGACGGCTCCACGCACCGGGGCGAAGCCGTGCTCGCCGACGCGCTGCGGGCCATGCTTTACGCGGTCTGCGGCGGTCGCCCGGCCGCCGGCCCGGTGGCGGTGACGCATCCCGCGCACTGGCGGCCCGCCGCCGTCGACGCCCTGCGTCGCGCACTGGCTGCGATTCCGGAGTTCCAGCGCCCCCAGCCGGCACCGGTCGTCTCCGACGCGGTGGCCGCCCTGACCTCGCTGCAGAACGAGCCCGGGGTGCCCACCCGCGGCGTCATCGCGCTCTGCGACTTCGGCGGCACCGGCACCAGCATCACCCTGCTCGACGCGGACAGCGGCTACACGCGGGTCGGCGAGACCGTCCGCGATACAGATCTGTCCGGCGATCTGGTCGACCAGGCGCTGCTCACCCACGTCCTCGACGACCTGTCCGCGGCCGGGAGCATCGACCTGTCCAGCACCTCGGCGATGGGATCGTTGTCGCGGTTGCGCGCGCAGTGCCGCGGCGCCAAGGAGCGACTGTCCACGGCGGCGGTCACGTCGCTGGTGGCCGACCTGTCCGGGCACCGCAGCGACGTGCGCCTGACCCGCACCGAACTCGACGAAGTGTTGCGCGGTCCGCTCACCGCATTCACCGATGTGCTGCAGGAAACGTTGGAGCGCAACGGTGTCCGAGAACTGTCGGCGGTGGCATCGGTGGGCGGAGGAGCGCGGATCCCGGCCGTCACCACCACGCTGTCGGAGCGGTTGCGAGTGCCAGTCGTCACGACGGGCCACCCCGAACTGGCCGCGGCCGAGGGCGGCGGCCTGGCGGCCGTCCGAGGCACCGTCGAAGAGGGTATGACCGCCTTGTCCGCGGCTCCCGCGGCCGCGGCCGCGGTGACCGCCACGGCTCCCGAGGCCGCCCCGCAGTCGGACGCCTTCGGTGCTTTGGCGTGGTCGGACGCCGAGGAGTTACCCGAGGTCCCCGAAGTCATGGCCACCGACCCGGACCACTACCCGCCGGGCGCCGCCGACGTGCGCCCGCAGATGCAGTTCGGGGACGACTCCTGGGACGACCTGCCACCGCGACCGACGCCCTGGTACCGCAGGCCGCTGGTACCGCTCGCGGGGGGCGTCCTCGCGGTGCTGGCCGCGCTGGTGGCCGCGGTGCTGTGGGTGGTGACCGGCGACGAGTCCGCACCCGCACCCGCATCGACCACCGCGCCGCCCATGACGGCCACCCCGCGACCGGCCACGCCGACGCCGTCCCCCGCCGAGCCGCCGCCGGCGATCCAGGCCCCGCCGCAGACCGTCCAGGCCCCTCCACCGGTGACCCGGACCATCACCGAGCCGCCGCCGTCGCCCGAGCCGCCGCCTCCTTCACCGGAGCCACCGCCGCCTCCTTCACCGGAGCCGCCGCCGCCACCGACGACCCAACCGCCGCCGACCACGACGGAACCGCCGGCGTCGACCCCGCCGCCCTGGAGTCCGACCGCGCCGTACCCGACCATCCCGGGTCTGCCGTGGGTGCCGGCGCCGCAACTACCCGGGCAACCCGCTCCGTAGCGCCCGGCCGGGCCCTACGCTTGCTCAATGACGCAGACGGACGGCTTGCTGTTCAACCCGCATACCTACGATCCGCAGCAGTTCGACACCGAGACCCGCAGGCTGCTGCGCGCGACCATCGACTTCTTCGAGGACCTGGGCAAAAAGCGCATCCTCGACGACGACCTGTCCGCTCAGTGGCCCGCCGACTTCCTCGATTTCGTCAAGCGGGAGAAGTTGTTCGCCACCTTTCTGACGCCCTCGGAATTCGCCGCAGGCAACCCGGACAAGCGCTGGGACGCCGCTCGCAACGCCGCGCTGTCGGAAATCCTCGGCTTCTACGGGTTGACGTACTGGTACACCGAGCAGGTCACGATCCTCGGGCTCGGGCCAATCTGGCAGAGCGAGAACAAAGACGCCAAGCTGCGGGCCGCCGACGACCTCGAGGCGGGCGAGGTGATGGCGTTCGGGTTGTCCGAGCGCGCTCACGGGGCCGACGTCTACAACACGGACATGGTGCTCACACCCGCCGGTGACCAGGACCGCGCCGACGGAATCCTGTACCGCGCAACCGGAGAGAAGTACTACATCGGCAACGGCAACGTGGCCAGCATGGTGTCGGTGTTCGGCCGGCGCGACAACGTGCCCGGCCAGGACTCATACGTGTTCTTCGCCGCCGACAGCCGCCACGAGAACTACCACCTGATCGACAACGTCGTGCACATGCAGATCTACGTGAGCACGTTCCGCCTGGAGAACTACCCGGTGCGTGAACAGGACATCCTGCACACCGGAGTCGAAGCCTTTGCCGCAGCGCTGAATACGGTCAACGTCGGCAAGTTCAACCTGTGTACGTGCTCGATCGGGATGGCCGAGCACGCGTTCTACGAAGCGATCACCCACGCGCAGAACCGTATCCTCTACGGCAACCCGGTCACCGACTTCTCGCACGTACGGTCGAACTTCGTCGACGCGTATTCCCGACTGGTCGCGATGAAGTTGTTCAGCGGGCGCGCGGTCGACTACTTCCGCAGCGCCGGCCTCGACGACCGGCGCTATCTGTTGTTCAACCCGATGACCAAGGCGAAAGTGACGATGGAGGGTGAAACCGTGCTGCGGGCGCTGCACGACGTCGTCGCCGCCAAGGGCTACGAGAAGAACACGATGTTCCGCCAGGTTTCGCAACTCATCGGGACGCTGCCGCGACTAGAAGGCACGGTGCACGTCAACGTGGGCCTGGTGCTGAAGTTCATGCCGAACTACATGCTCAATCCCACGCAGTATCCCGAGATCCCGACGCGCGGGGACGCCGCCGACGACACGTTCTTCTGGAATCAGGGCCCGACCCGTGGAGCCGGGAAGGTGCAATTCGCGGACTGGGCGCCGGTATACGAGCGGCACCTCGAGATCGGAAACGTCGCGGTGTTCTACGACCAGGCCAAGGCGTTTCGCCAGCTGCTGCTGACCGCGGCGCCCGACGCCGAACAGCAAAAGGACCTCGACTTCCTGCTCAACGTCGGCCACCTGTTCTCACTGGTCGTCTACGGTCAGCTGATCCTCGAGCAGGCCGGAATCACCGGCCTGGATTCCGATCTTGTGGACCAGATCTTCGACTTCCAGATCCGCGACTACAACACGTATGCCGTTGCGTTGCACGGTAAGCCGACCGCCACCGCCGACCAGCAGTCATGGGCGCTCGACGCGATCCGCAAGCCGAAACACGACGCGGGGCGTTTCGACCGGGTGTGGGAACGGGTGAAGGCCTACGACGGCGCCTACGAGATGAACCCCTGAGGACGGATCAGGTGGTCTTCGGCCGTTTGGCCAATACCAGGTACGCCATCGGGATCCGCGTCTTTTCGGGTGCAGCGGCGAGCCGGGTGGCGAGTCCCGCCTCCAAACGGTCGATGACCGTCGTCGGCCGAGGGTCGCCGGCAGCGCACTCGAGCGCGCCGACCAAGGTTGGAAACACCGCTGCCCGGCAGAACGCCGCCCACTGCGCGCCGAAAACATCTGCATTGCCGTCGACTTCATACTGCTGCCAGAAGCGGTCCCCGGCATCGAAGATCTGGAGGTGCTCGATCTCGAGCTGTTCGAAGCGGCCCTTCGGCGCGAACGGTGCCAAGAAATCCGACTCACGCCTGCCGACGATCGGGATGCCCATCCGGTACACCTCGTCCGTCGTCAAGAGCCGCTCGGCGACCAGCTCGTCGATCGTGTCGATCAATGCGCCGAGCAGCGGGCGGTAACCGCTGTCGCCGTCCTCGTCGACCGCGGCCGTCACCACCAGCAGGCGACCGCCGCGACACAACTCCCGGCCACGGAATGCGATGAACTCCTGCCAGTCCTGGGCGGCCTGTCTGGCGTACGCGTCCCGCACGCGCTCGTCGCTGCTGTAGGCGACGTGGAGGTGGTCGGGGATCGGCCCGGGAACACGGCTGAGCCAGTGGATCGCCCATGAACTCCACCCCAGGTTCACGCTGCTCGACGGCATGATCTGCGAGTAAAACGACCGGCCGATCACGGAAGCGAAGGCCGCCGCGTCCTTGCTCAGATAGGTATCCGGGTCCTCGGCGAGGGTACGGAACAATGCGGTGAAGTCATTACCCGGCACGTCGGTGTGCACGACGAGAGTGGGGTGATCGGTGCGGGTACGCTTGCGCAGCACCGCGATTGCCGCACCGATGGGCAGCAGCGAGTTATGGCCGGTCGAGGCGCCGTAGTCGGCGATGACGAACGGTTGTGGAAGCCGCGGGACCGGCACGGCCGCCGCCGCCTCCTCGAAGAGCTTGATTGCGTCGCGCAATCCGGCGGCCTGCAGGCGCGAACTGGCGGTGTACGACCCGCTCTCCATCGGCTCGGGCCGCACGACGATGCTGGACTCGGGCATCGCGACCTCCGTGACGTGCGGACAACAGGTTCGGTCGCCTCCGACCGTAGTCCCCGCCCGGCATCGACGCCGACGAAGGCCGGTTTATCCGCTGCAACGGCGCGCCCAGCGCACCCGGCCGTGACAAACTCTGGCCATGAGCGGAAGGGCCGCCCCGCGAGTCGCTGTCGTCGTCTCCGTGGTGACCCTCGTGGTGGCCCTCGTCGGGTTCATCGTCACGCTGGTACTCAACGCCTTCGTCTTCGATGAGTTCGATGCCTACGGCGAGGTGCCGATTCCCGGGACCGGCAGCATCGAGTTGCCGACCGGGCGGGTGAGCGTCAGTTTTCGCACCGTGACCGCCGGCCAACCGACGAGTGGCTTTCCGATCCCGGCGATCAGCATCAACATCGAGTCGCCCGAGGGTGCGGCCGATCCGGTGGTGACCGAAAGTATCGGCGCGACAACCACGGTGAACGAC contains:
- a CDS encoding NAD(P)H-dependent amine dehydrogenase family protein yields the protein MVIPEIVEHPLFELVGVGVSNPDKAGRDVGEICGLAAPLGLTATDDVDALIALKPDALVHYGPTANHADDNIALITRFLRAGIDVCSTAMTPWIWPTMHLNPPNWIEPITQACELGESSCLTTGIDPGFANDLFPMTLMGLCSEVRTVRACELLDYTNYEGDYDREMGIGKPPEYRPLLENPDILVFAWGATVPMIAHAAGIMLDEITTTWDKWVTPTERKTAKGVIAPGNVAAVRFTINGVYRGETRIQLEHVNRIGADAAPDWPSGNENDVYRVEIEGTPSIVQETAFRFTDGSGRDAAAAGCLATGLRALNAVPAVNDLSPGWVTALDLPLIPGAGTIR
- a CDS encoding Hsp70 family protein is translated as MAHGVGLSVGATNFAAVVPGRSALTRSSVLTRFAHRPPEVGVPSENRNLDERGLILTDFVDRVGDPVDIVAADGSTHRGEAVLADALRAMLYAVCGGRPAAGPVAVTHPAHWRPAAVDALRRALAAIPEFQRPQPAPVVSDAVAALTSLQNEPGVPTRGVIALCDFGGTGTSITLLDADSGYTRVGETVRDTDLSGDLVDQALLTHVLDDLSAAGSIDLSSTSAMGSLSRLRAQCRGAKERLSTAAVTSLVADLSGHRSDVRLTRTELDEVLRGPLTAFTDVLQETLERNGVRELSAVASVGGGARIPAVTTTLSERLRVPVVTTGHPELAAAEGGGLAAVRGTVEEGMTALSAAPAAAAAVTATAPEAAPQSDAFGALAWSDAEELPEVPEVMATDPDHYPPGAADVRPQMQFGDDSWDDLPPRPTPWYRRPLVPLAGGVLAVLAALVAAVLWVVTGDESAPAPASTTAPPMTATPRPATPTPSPAEPPPAIQAPPQTVQAPPPVTRTITEPPPSPEPPPPSPEPPPPPSPEPPPPPTTQPPPTTTEPPASTPPPWSPTAPYPTIPGLPWVPAPQLPGQPAP
- a CDS encoding acyl-CoA dehydrogenase family protein produces the protein MTQTDGLLFNPHTYDPQQFDTETRRLLRATIDFFEDLGKKRILDDDLSAQWPADFLDFVKREKLFATFLTPSEFAAGNPDKRWDAARNAALSEILGFYGLTYWYTEQVTILGLGPIWQSENKDAKLRAADDLEAGEVMAFGLSERAHGADVYNTDMVLTPAGDQDRADGILYRATGEKYYIGNGNVASMVSVFGRRDNVPGQDSYVFFAADSRHENYHLIDNVVHMQIYVSTFRLENYPVREQDILHTGVEAFAAALNTVNVGKFNLCTCSIGMAEHAFYEAITHAQNRILYGNPVTDFSHVRSNFVDAYSRLVAMKLFSGRAVDYFRSAGLDDRRYLLFNPMTKAKVTMEGETVLRALHDVVAAKGYEKNTMFRQVSQLIGTLPRLEGTVHVNVGLVLKFMPNYMLNPTQYPEIPTRGDAADDTFFWNQGPTRGAGKVQFADWAPVYERHLEIGNVAVFYDQAKAFRQLLLTAAPDAEQQKDLDFLLNVGHLFSLVVYGQLILEQAGITGLDSDLVDQIFDFQIRDYNTYAVALHGKPTATADQQSWALDAIRKPKHDAGRFDRVWERVKAYDGAYEMNP
- a CDS encoding SAM-dependent methyltransferase, with protein sequence MPESSIVVRPEPMESGSYTASSRLQAAGLRDAIKLFEEAAAAVPVPRLPQPFVIADYGASTGHNSLLPIGAAIAVLRKRTRTDHPTLVVHTDVPGNDFTALFRTLAEDPDTYLSKDAAAFASVIGRSFYSQIMPSSSVNLGWSSWAIHWLSRVPGPIPDHLHVAYSSDERVRDAYARQAAQDWQEFIAFRGRELCRGGRLLVVTAAVDEDGDSGYRPLLGALIDTIDELVAERLLTTDEVYRMGIPIVGRRESDFLAPFAPKGRFEQLEIEHLQIFDAGDRFWQQYEVDGNADVFGAQWAAFCRAAVFPTLVGALECAAGDPRPTTVIDRLEAGLATRLAAAPEKTRIPMAYLVLAKRPKTT